A genomic region of Desulfonatronum thiodismutans contains the following coding sequences:
- a CDS encoding Lon protease family protein, with the protein MSISTPLPSQSLRARLDPEHIGFADSTEIPCADLAPPMQPRALHALELGLNIPKKEYNIFVVGEPQLGRTYLVQNYLTPRAAQRPTPPDWVYVFNFEDPDRPLAISLAPGAAKAFKTELAAVVHRIRDEVPNRFTQDQYLRQKEKLVRQFQNSKEELILQMEEQADGHGFNLSFDEQGNVNLFPVVDGKVLNSGDVEKLEPGVRLKLRNEGDQTLDAMLGLLRQINAREQDLRDAERNLERDVLEQVLVEALEPFIVQHAEHERLHAFLSALRGDLLDNLDQFKPKEPVAPGGGPEAMASNEGFFDRYMVNLFVDHSRLDGAPIIIEDNPTFFNLLGCIEREAEWGALFTDFSLLKPGALHRANGGFLVLHIEDVLQHPQAWEGLLRALRSMQIRIEDPGDHHETIRTKTITPEPIALDVKVILVGTDEAYDLLLAYDDRFPKLFKIKGQIQDTVTRDADSIHKYVQTMGRMIREDELLPFDREALAWLVDFASRLAEDQKKLSLRLPIVRELMIEASAMGTMRQAPMVDRRTLEEAWEARNYRANLYEEEFLSEYDRQLIKVATTGSAVGQANGLSVSFLGDYEMGLPHQISCSVGVGHGGIIDLEREAELGGPIHTKGMMILKSYLLKLFAQNKPVVLTASLCFEQSYAQVDGDSASGAELAALISALSGRPNNLALAFTGAVSQSGAIMAVGGVTRKVEGFFEVCRRRGLTGSQGVILPEDNVVHLMLKQDVIQAVEEGRFHIYPVCCIEEALEILTGLPAGRRLKNGSFSAGSLYRFADDRLKELEELATRDSSSRKPRRASAKTKKPAATASLSKAKVRRPRG; encoded by the coding sequence ATGTCCATATCTACACCATTACCTTCCCAAAGTTTGCGCGCGCGACTTGACCCCGAGCACATCGGCTTCGCCGACAGCACCGAGATCCCCTGCGCGGACCTTGCGCCGCCCATGCAGCCCAGGGCCTTGCACGCCCTGGAGTTGGGCCTGAACATCCCCAAAAAGGAATACAATATCTTCGTGGTTGGTGAGCCGCAACTCGGTCGGACATATCTTGTTCAGAATTACCTGACCCCTCGCGCCGCGCAACGTCCGACTCCACCGGATTGGGTCTACGTTTTCAATTTTGAGGATCCGGATCGCCCACTGGCCATTTCACTGGCTCCAGGCGCGGCCAAGGCGTTCAAGACCGAGCTGGCCGCCGTGGTGCACCGCATCCGCGACGAAGTGCCGAATCGTTTCACCCAGGACCAATATTTACGGCAAAAGGAAAAGCTGGTCCGCCAGTTTCAAAACTCCAAGGAGGAGTTGATTCTCCAGATGGAGGAGCAGGCCGACGGGCACGGGTTTAACCTCTCCTTTGACGAGCAGGGCAATGTCAATCTTTTCCCCGTGGTGGACGGGAAGGTTTTGAACAGCGGCGACGTGGAGAAATTGGAACCGGGTGTGCGGTTGAAGCTGCGCAACGAAGGTGATCAAACCTTGGACGCGATGCTCGGCCTGCTGCGCCAGATCAACGCTCGTGAACAGGATTTACGGGACGCGGAACGCAATCTGGAGCGAGACGTGCTGGAACAGGTGCTGGTGGAAGCGCTGGAGCCGTTCATCGTCCAGCATGCCGAGCACGAACGCCTTCACGCCTTTTTGTCGGCTCTGCGCGGGGATCTGCTGGACAACCTGGATCAGTTCAAGCCGAAAGAACCGGTGGCCCCTGGCGGAGGTCCAGAGGCCATGGCTTCCAACGAAGGCTTTTTCGACCGGTACATGGTCAACCTGTTCGTTGACCACAGCCGGTTGGACGGAGCGCCGATCATCATCGAGGACAATCCCACGTTTTTTAACCTTCTTGGCTGCATCGAGCGCGAGGCGGAATGGGGGGCCCTGTTCACCGACTTTTCCCTGCTCAAGCCCGGGGCCTTGCACCGGGCCAACGGCGGCTTTCTGGTCCTGCACATCGAAGACGTTCTCCAGCATCCCCAGGCCTGGGAGGGTCTTTTGCGGGCACTGCGCTCCATGCAGATCCGGATCGAAGACCCCGGTGACCATCACGAGACGATCCGCACCAAGACCATCACTCCGGAACCCATCGCCTTGGACGTGAAGGTGATTCTCGTGGGCACGGACGAGGCCTACGACTTGCTTTTGGCCTACGACGACCGGTTTCCCAAGCTGTTCAAGATCAAGGGACAGATCCAGGACACCGTGACCCGGGACGCGGATTCCATCCACAAGTACGTTCAGACCATGGGGCGGATGATCCGCGAGGATGAACTGCTGCCTTTCGACCGGGAGGCCCTGGCCTGGCTGGTGGACTTCGCCTCCAGGCTGGCCGAGGATCAGAAGAAATTGTCCCTGCGTCTGCCCATTGTCCGCGAACTGATGATCGAGGCCTCGGCCATGGGAACCATGCGCCAGGCCCCCATGGTCGACAGGCGAACCTTGGAGGAGGCCTGGGAGGCCCGCAACTACCGGGCCAATCTGTACGAAGAGGAATTTTTGTCCGAGTACGACCGCCAGCTGATCAAGGTGGCCACCACCGGCAGCGCCGTGGGCCAGGCCAACGGTCTGTCCGTCTCGTTCCTGGGGGACTACGAGATGGGGCTGCCGCATCAGATTTCGTGCAGCGTCGGCGTCGGACACGGCGGGATCATCGACTTGGAGCGGGAAGCCGAACTCGGCGGACCGATCCACACCAAGGGCATGATGATTCTCAAAAGCTACCTGCTCAAGCTCTTTGCCCAGAACAAGCCCGTGGTCCTCACCGCCAGCCTCTGTTTCGAGCAAAGTTACGCCCAGGTGGACGGCGACTCCGCCTCGGGCGCGGAACTGGCCGCGCTGATCTCGGCCCTTTCCGGTCGCCCGAACAACCTGGCCCTAGCTTTCACCGGCGCGGTCAGTCAATCCGGGGCGATCATGGCCGTGGGCGGAGTGACGCGCAAGGTGGAGGGCTTTTTCGAGGTCTGCCGCCGTCGCGGCTTGACCGGAAGCCAGGGAGTAATTCTGCCCGAGGACAACGTGGTCCATCTGATGCTCAAACAGGACGTGATCCAGGCCGTGGAAGAAGGGCGATTCCACATCTACCCGGTCTGCTGCATCGAAGAAGCTTTGGAGATCCTGACCGGGCTGCCGGCCGGGCGGCGGCTGAAAAACGGTTCCTTCTCCGCCGGCAGCCTGTACCGTTTCGCGGACGACCGGCTCAAGGAGTTGGAAGAACTGGCCACCCGTGACTCTTCGTCGCGAAAGCCGCGTCGGGCGTCGGCCAAGACGAAGAAGCCCGCCGCGACGGCGTCTCTCTCCAAAGCCAAGGTGCGGCGGCCTCGAGGATAA
- a CDS encoding membrane protein, translating to MDVLEIWSALIWPLLKLTMFISLGLLVGQLIEALNWTRVVAAGVSPLLRLGRLSDIAGASFSLAFFSGISANSMLADAYEQGRISRRELIMSNLFNSLPTYFLHLPSVFFILVPLIGAAAGVYLGLTIGSAMLRTVFILLFSRFFLPPPIERCVSCRLDEKGPVSFKDAIKRTVQRFKKRILRVLSITVPIYVCFFLLNRWGAFRAVEEFMAQNLGWLSWLSPQAVSVVVFQMAAEFSAGAAAAGALLSAGSLSQKEVVLALLVGNILSSPMRAVRHQFPYYAGIFKPALAAKLIFWNQGLRVISLIFVGAVYSVLS from the coding sequence ATGGACGTTTTGGAAATCTGGTCGGCCTTGATCTGGCCTCTGCTCAAACTAACCATGTTCATAAGTCTGGGCTTGCTTGTCGGCCAGCTGATCGAGGCCTTGAACTGGACCAGGGTGGTCGCCGCCGGCGTCTCGCCCTTGCTGCGCCTGGGGCGGCTTTCGGACATTGCCGGAGCCAGTTTTTCCCTGGCCTTCTTCTCCGGGATTTCGGCGAACTCCATGCTTGCCGACGCTTACGAACAGGGCCGCATCAGTCGCCGTGAACTGATCATGAGCAACCTGTTCAACAGCCTACCCACGTACTTTCTCCATCTGCCCAGCGTCTTTTTCATTCTGGTCCCGCTGATCGGGGCGGCTGCCGGGGTCTATCTGGGGTTGACCATCGGGTCGGCCATGTTGCGGACCGTGTTCATTTTGCTGTTTTCCCGATTCTTCCTGCCCCCGCCCATAGAGCGATGCGTTTCCTGCCGACTGGATGAAAAAGGCCCGGTTTCATTCAAGGATGCCATTAAGCGCACGGTCCAGCGATTCAAAAAACGCATCCTTCGGGTTCTGTCCATCACCGTGCCGATTTACGTCTGCTTTTTCCTGCTCAATCGCTGGGGCGCGTTTAGAGCGGTGGAAGAATTCATGGCCCAAAACCTGGGATGGCTGTCCTGGCTTTCACCACAGGCCGTGAGCGTCGTGGTCTTCCAGATGGCCGCCGAGTTTTCCGCCGGAGCCGCCGCCGCCGGAGCGTTGCTCTCAGCGGGAAGTCTGAGCCAGAAAGAGGTCGTGCTTGCCCTCCTGGTGGGCAACATCCTTTCCTCGCCCATGCGAGCCGTGCGGCACCAGTTCCCGTACTACGCCGGAATATTTAAACCGGCCCTAGCCGCGAAACTGATCTTCTGGAACCAGGGCCTGCGGGTCATCAGCCTGATCTTCGTGGGCGCGGTCTATTCCGTATTGTCCTGA
- a CDS encoding redox-sensing transcriptional repressor Rex, producing MKSKHIPRATIQRLAVYLQVLEALNDEEIEVVSSEALARACDVNPSQIRKDLAYFGEFGVRGVGYYVAKLIQSIKVSLGTDRIWRTALIGVGNLGRSLLRYKGFPKRGFQVVAAFDCDPFKIGETIAGLEVMCPRRMKENVKDMRIEIGIITTPTDRAQRAANYLVESDIHCILNFSAARIHVPDHVFVEYVDFFHHLYALTFKLNTSAVQRFESFSKN from the coding sequence GTGAAAAGCAAACACATTCCCAGGGCCACGATCCAGCGCCTGGCCGTGTATCTCCAGGTACTCGAAGCGCTGAACGACGAAGAGATCGAAGTCGTCTCCTCCGAGGCGCTTGCTCGCGCCTGTGACGTCAACCCGTCTCAAATTCGCAAAGATCTAGCCTACTTCGGAGAATTCGGCGTCCGTGGTGTCGGTTATTACGTCGCCAAACTGATCCAGTCCATCAAGGTTTCCCTGGGCACGGATCGCATTTGGCGCACCGCCCTGATCGGCGTCGGTAATCTTGGACGCTCCCTGCTTCGCTACAAAGGCTTCCCGAAACGTGGATTCCAAGTAGTAGCCGCCTTTGACTGCGATCCGTTCAAGATCGGGGAAACCATCGCCGGCCTGGAAGTGATGTGTCCGCGACGTATGAAGGAAAACGTCAAGGATATGCGCATCGAAATCGGCATTATCACCACGCCCACGGATCGCGCCCAGCGCGCCGCCAACTACCTGGTGGAATCCGACATCCACTGCATTCTGAACTTTTCCGCCGCCCGCATTCATGTTCCGGACCATGTCTTCGTGGAATACGTCGATTTTTTCCACCATCTCTACGCCCTGACCTTCAAGCTGAATACCAGCGCTGTCCAGCGATTCGAGTCTTTTTCCAAAAACTGA
- a CDS encoding AtpZ/AtpI family protein, whose product MLFRSKSKYKDLMQPFSQAGLLGIHLVASTFVGALIGWYLDKWLDTKPTLFLLFLVFGIIAGFKNMYMETRKIQRELDKQDAAARQNKPQD is encoded by the coding sequence ATGTTATTTCGATCCAAGTCCAAGTACAAAGACCTGATGCAGCCGTTCTCCCAGGCCGGTCTTCTGGGCATCCACCTTGTCGCGTCGACATTCGTGGGTGCGCTCATCGGGTGGTACCTGGACAAATGGTTGGACACCAAACCCACGCTGTTTCTGCTTTTCTTGGTTTTCGGGATCATCGCCGGCTTCAAGAACATGTACATGGAAACCAGGAAGATTCAGAGGGAGTTGGACAAGCAGGATGCGGCCGCTCGACAGAACAAACCTCAGGATTGA
- a CDS encoding response regulator, translating to MQKPTPSSPPSSTMRRSSVQPTKPLVSPSAAPSGGAPGSLLPAYVIATSSDVNYEHDRENLRKVGLVMSCRLTSAGAVLDFIRHNSIQTLILDSSVSGCPLHELIFQIRKYLRGTPLNMIVISDVSDEGFVIDAITAGCTGFIIRPYTLETLIRHAKVKPEADTIQVSEELLSQGQENLAKGDYDAAIQEFEEIVAGNTNDENDEARKYFDMGMQYLLDRKFGKAIVAFNNALRLNNLFIKAYEGLAEAYRGREDMKNYQIYLQKAADEYARLDQFAEVKRVFAKITKYDIHAPNAYNTLGIELRHKKMYVEAVHAYINALKLSPRDENIYYNLAKAQMFARRYDDALLSIRKCLQLNKDHSEAQDLYRLFTKVEWSDDKNAPVAADNKTLDKIAND from the coding sequence ATGCAAAAGCCTACCCCGTCCTCACCTCCCTCTTCAACCATGAGGAGATCTTCGGTTCAGCCGACCAAGCCGTTGGTTTCGCCGTCGGCGGCTCCGTCCGGCGGCGCGCCTGGAAGTCTGCTGCCCGCGTACGTCATCGCCACGTCCAGTGACGTCAACTATGAGCATGACAGGGAAAACTTGCGTAAGGTCGGGCTGGTCATGAGCTGTAGACTGACCTCGGCGGGAGCTGTTCTTGATTTCATCCGGCACAACTCCATCCAGACCCTCATTCTCGACTCCTCGGTCTCCGGTTGCCCTTTGCACGAGTTGATCTTTCAGATTCGTAAATATTTGCGCGGGACCCCTCTGAACATGATCGTCATTTCGGATGTTTCCGACGAAGGTTTCGTCATTGACGCCATCACGGCGGGGTGTACGGGGTTCATCATCCGTCCATATACGCTTGAGACGCTCATACGCCATGCTAAAGTCAAGCCTGAGGCAGACACTATCCAGGTGAGTGAGGAGCTGTTGTCGCAAGGCCAGGAAAACCTTGCGAAGGGCGACTACGATGCGGCCATCCAGGAATTCGAGGAGATCGTCGCCGGAAATACCAATGATGAGAACGATGAAGCCCGTAAGTATTTTGATATGGGCATGCAATATCTGCTGGATCGCAAGTTCGGCAAAGCTATTGTCGCCTTCAACAATGCTCTCCGATTAAACAATTTGTTTATCAAGGCATACGAAGGTCTTGCCGAAGCATACCGTGGTCGGGAGGACATGAAGAATTATCAGATCTATCTGCAAAAAGCCGCTGATGAATACGCCCGTCTGGATCAGTTCGCCGAGGTCAAACGTGTTTTCGCCAAGATCACCAAATATGACATTCACGCCCCCAACGCCTACAATACCCTGGGCATTGAACTGCGTCACAAGAAAATGTACGTCGAGGCCGTTCACGCCTATATCAACGCTCTCAAGTTATCTCCGAGAGACGAGAACATCTATTACAATCTGGCCAAGGCCCAGATGTTCGCGAGACGCTATGATGACGCCTTGCTCAGTATCCGCAAGTGCTTGCAATTGAATAAAGACCATTCCGAGGCCCAGGATTTGTATCGGCTCTTCACCAAGGTGGAATGGAGCGATGACAAAAACGCTCCGGTGGCTGCTGATAACAAAACACTTGATAAAATCGCGAACGACTGA
- a CDS encoding TIGR04282 family arsenosugar biosynthesis glycosyltransferase yields the protein MSLSDCVVVMIKYPRPGQVKTRLVAILGEENAAALYRCFVQDVLRTVDALAVQTLLSIVPWTMRADFAAWLGSERQFLPQVGPDLGARMDDAFFRAFEAGHDRVVLIGSDLPDLPGSLLVEAFRALDRHDVVLGPARDGGFYLLGWTRWTFRPGLFAAVSWSTPTVLAECRAALLRSGLEPCFLASWSDVDDEAGLRQLLQRNLLPGDAATRTFLDSWDASAS from the coding sequence ATGAGCCTTTCAGACTGCGTGGTCGTAATGATCAAGTATCCGCGGCCCGGGCAGGTGAAGACCCGCTTGGTCGCGATATTGGGAGAGGAGAACGCGGCTGCTTTGTATCGGTGTTTTGTCCAGGACGTCTTGCGCACCGTGGACGCCTTGGCCGTACAAACTCTGCTGAGCATCGTCCCTTGGACCATGCGCGCGGATTTCGCGGCGTGGCTGGGAAGTGAGCGCCAATTCCTGCCCCAGGTCGGACCTGACCTCGGTGCGAGGATGGACGACGCCTTTTTCCGGGCCTTCGAGGCGGGACACGACCGGGTGGTGCTCATCGGAAGCGATCTGCCGGATTTGCCCGGCAGCTTGCTGGTCGAGGCATTCCGGGCCTTGGATCGCCATGATGTCGTCCTCGGTCCGGCCCGTGACGGCGGTTTTTACCTGCTCGGGTGGACGCGATGGACTTTTCGCCCAGGCCTGTTCGCCGCCGTCTCCTGGAGTACTCCGACGGTTCTTGCCGAATGCCGGGCGGCCTTGCTTCGAAGCGGCCTGGAGCCGTGTTTTTTGGCATCCTGGTCCGATGTGGACGATGAAGCGGGACTTCGACAACTTCTTCAGCGAAATCTCCTGCCCGGTGATGCGGCTACTCGAACATTCTTGGACTCGTGGGACGCGAGCGCCTCTTGA
- a CDS encoding M23 family metallopeptidase: MIALLLALPKLAMLTFSYMTEGQPPIFSSSLDESKNIELVVLERKKAVGPGQFASSEDAGIASSEEVVAEEPALEEADSVLEKIVRVARGDTLMGILLDAGLARSEAHAAVSALQEVYNPRSLRPGHELVLTFVPGAEDEEDDFFAGLRMQVDVDRNVLVLRESDEEFLAKEEQWELQVAPFAAQGEITSSLYNAAVGAGMPSPVLIQMIRALSFDVDFQRDIQPGDRFEALFERELDENGQAVREGPLLYATLETGGRALRIFRYTAQDGETDYFNDRGQSVRKTLMLTPIDGARLSSGYGMRRHPILGYSRMHQGLDFAAPTGTPIMAAGDGVVTHAGRKGNYGITVELRHPNEYTTLYAHMSRLGRGISRGTRVKQGQVIGYVGTTGMSTGPHLHYEVHLRGQHVNPASVDSPPGRTLEGQDLALFKTMTEQVQAQYAALAGKVVADAVQPDASSRVE; this comes from the coding sequence GTGATCGCCTTGCTTTTGGCTTTGCCCAAGTTGGCCATGCTGACCTTTTCCTATATGACGGAAGGGCAGCCCCCCATCTTTTCATCCTCTCTTGACGAGTCGAAAAATATCGAACTGGTCGTCTTGGAGCGGAAAAAGGCCGTTGGGCCGGGACAGTTCGCTTCTAGCGAAGATGCTGGTATTGCCTCCTCTGAAGAAGTCGTCGCGGAGGAACCCGCCCTGGAGGAAGCCGACAGCGTCCTGGAGAAGATCGTTCGGGTGGCCCGTGGCGACACGCTGATGGGAATTCTTCTGGACGCCGGCCTGGCTCGATCCGAGGCCCATGCCGCGGTTTCCGCGCTGCAGGAGGTCTATAATCCTCGCTCGCTCAGGCCCGGCCATGAACTGGTCCTGACCTTTGTTCCCGGAGCCGAGGACGAAGAGGATGATTTTTTCGCCGGGTTGCGGATGCAGGTGGACGTGGACCGCAACGTGCTGGTTCTGCGCGAGAGCGACGAAGAATTCCTGGCCAAGGAAGAGCAGTGGGAACTCCAGGTCGCTCCCTTCGCGGCCCAGGGGGAGATCACCTCCAGCCTGTACAACGCCGCCGTAGGGGCGGGCATGCCCAGCCCCGTGCTGATTCAAATGATTCGGGCTCTTTCGTTCGATGTAGACTTTCAGCGCGACATCCAACCCGGAGACCGTTTTGAGGCTCTGTTCGAGCGCGAACTGGACGAAAACGGTCAAGCGGTGCGCGAAGGTCCGCTGCTTTACGCCACGCTGGAAACCGGCGGGCGGGCCTTGCGGATTTTTCGGTATACGGCCCAGGACGGGGAGACGGACTATTTTAATGATCGCGGGCAGAGCGTTCGCAAGACCCTGATGTTGACCCCCATCGACGGAGCACGGCTCAGCTCCGGATACGGCATGCGTCGGCATCCGATTCTCGGCTACAGTCGGATGCATCAAGGTCTGGACTTCGCCGCGCCCACCGGGACCCCGATCATGGCCGCCGGAGACGGCGTGGTCACCCATGCCGGACGCAAGGGCAACTATGGGATCACCGTGGAACTCCGGCATCCCAATGAATACACGACGCTGTATGCGCACATGAGCCGCTTGGGACGCGGGATCAGTCGCGGCACTCGCGTTAAGCAAGGCCAGGTGATCGGCTACGTCGGCACCACGGGCATGTCCACCGGGCCGCACCTGCATTACGAAGTTCACCTTCGCGGCCAGCATGTGAATCCCGCTTCTGTGGATTCGCCTCCTGGACGAACTTTGGAAGGCCAGGATCTGGCACTGTTCAAGACCATGACCGAACAGGTCCAGGCCCAGTACGCAGCCTTGGCCGGCAAAGTCGTGGCCGATGCGGTCCAGCCCGACGCGTCGTCTCGGGTGGAGTGA
- a CDS encoding TIGR04283 family arsenosugar biosynthesis glycosyltransferase encodes MGVRLSVIIPVFREERGITALVDHLATHALKEIAEILVVDGDSERRTLAVLDGRDVVRIGSGAGRARQMNAGAAQAHGDVLLFLHADTRLPTGADTLIFQALADPRAVGGAFRLAVDSPRSALRLIAAAANLRTWLTRVPYGDQAIFLRRATFEKLGGYADIPLMEDLELMRRVRRKGWPVVLLREAAFTSARRWEQEGVWRCTLRNWGVRLLYHLGVCPGRLRQFYPIAESVDSDTHPSPTGGDRSDSTAA; translated from the coding sequence GTGGGCGTCCGGTTGTCCGTGATCATCCCCGTCTTTCGGGAGGAACGGGGCATCACGGCGCTGGTGGACCATTTGGCCACCCACGCTCTGAAAGAAATAGCGGAAATCCTGGTCGTGGACGGCGATTCGGAGCGGCGAACCCTGGCCGTTCTCGACGGCCGGGACGTGGTCCGGATCGGCTCTGGTGCCGGGCGGGCGCGTCAGATGAACGCCGGAGCCGCCCAAGCGCATGGGGACGTGTTGCTTTTTCTGCACGCGGACACCCGCTTGCCGACCGGCGCCGATACGTTGATCTTTCAGGCCTTGGCAGATCCCAGGGCGGTGGGCGGAGCCTTCAGGCTGGCCGTGGACTCGCCCCGTTCGGCCTTACGCCTGATCGCCGCCGCGGCGAATCTGCGCACTTGGCTGACCAGGGTTCCATATGGCGATCAGGCCATTTTCCTGCGCCGCGCGACCTTCGAGAAACTGGGAGGATACGCGGACATTCCCCTGATGGAGGACCTGGAACTGATGCGCCGGGTTCGACGCAAGGGATGGCCCGTGGTTCTGCTTCGTGAAGCCGCGTTCACTTCGGCCCGGCGCTGGGAACAGGAAGGCGTCTGGCGCTGCACCTTGCGCAACTGGGGCGTTCGGTTGCTCTATCACTTGGGCGTCTGTCCCGGGAGATTACGGCAATTTTATCCCATCGCCGAGTCCGTCGACTCAGACACTCACCCTTCCCCGACCGGCGGTGATCGGTCGGATTCCACTGCCGCATGA
- the atpB gene encoding F0F1 ATP synthase subunit A: MAGDIQYVLILKEGLDAVGINFPKEYIHIVYSWVIIAALIFLGWLATRRLTLVPGKSQNVWEALIGGMEDFVVQNMGEAGRKVFPVLFTLFIYILFCNLSGLIPGADAPTANINTNVGMAIFVFLYYNYWGFKLHGLHYIKHFTGPFWWLAPLMLPIELISHLARPLSLTLRLFGNIRGEEIVIALMFFLAPILGSLPIFMLFVLMKSMQAFIFFMLSLMYLKGAFEEAH; encoded by the coding sequence ATGGCTGGAGACATTCAATACGTTCTAATTTTGAAAGAAGGCCTGGATGCTGTGGGGATAAATTTTCCCAAGGAGTACATTCATATCGTGTACTCGTGGGTCATTATCGCCGCGCTGATTTTTCTGGGCTGGCTTGCCACCAGGAGGCTCACCCTCGTCCCGGGAAAAAGTCAAAACGTCTGGGAGGCGCTGATCGGCGGCATGGAGGACTTTGTCGTCCAGAACATGGGCGAAGCCGGCCGCAAGGTGTTTCCGGTGCTCTTCACCCTGTTCATCTACATCCTCTTCTGCAACCTCTCCGGCCTGATTCCCGGAGCGGACGCTCCCACGGCCAACATCAACACCAACGTGGGCATGGCCATTTTCGTGTTCCTCTATTACAATTACTGGGGATTCAAGCTCCACGGCCTGCACTACATCAAGCATTTTACCGGCCCCTTCTGGTGGCTGGCCCCTCTTATGTTGCCCATTGAGCTCATCAGCCACTTGGCTCGGCCGCTGTCTCTCACGTTGCGACTTTTCGGAAACATTCGCGGCGAGGAAATCGTCATCGCCCTGATGTTCTTCCTGGCGCCGATTCTTGGCTCCCTGCCCATCTTCATGCTCTTCGTGCTCATGAAGTCCATGCAGGCGTTCATCTTCTTCATGCTCTCCCTGATGTACCTCAAGGGAGCTTTTGAGGAAGCCCACTAA
- the atpE gene encoding ATP synthase F0 subunit C, which yields MRKLFLIALNTVALMGLASVAFAADVDPGTISMIAIATALGMGIAAFGCGIGQGLGLKAACEGTARNPEASGKITVTLLLGMAFIESLAIYALVVNLILLFANPFVG from the coding sequence ATGCGTAAACTGTTTCTGATCGCCCTGAACACCGTTGCCCTGATGGGTCTGGCTTCCGTTGCCTTTGCCGCTGATGTCGATCCCGGCACCATCTCCATGATCGCCATCGCCACCGCTCTGGGCATGGGTATTGCTGCTTTTGGTTGCGGTATCGGTCAGGGCCTCGGCCTGAAGGCAGCCTGCGAAGGCACCGCCCGCAACCCTGAAGCCAGCGGAAAGATCACCGTTACCCTGCTTCTGGGTATGGCCTTCATCGAATCCTTGGCCATTTACGCCCTGGTCGTGAACCTGATCCTGCTGTTCGCCAACCCCTTCGTCGGCTAA
- the rfaE2 gene encoding D-glycero-beta-D-manno-heptose 1-phosphate adenylyltransferase, with product MAPSKLTHPKIQSLDAFCGRERAHPRPLVFTNGCFDILHAGHVHLLRRARAHGDMLVVGLNSDASITRLKGSSRPITPLEQRSYVLAGLECVDAVVAFEEDTPLELIKAIQPDVLIKGGDWAKDRIVGAIEVASWGGEVFSLDLLPGFSTTAIVERILRLPPPAS from the coding sequence ATGGCCCCATCAAAACTCACACACCCGAAAATTCAATCTCTGGACGCGTTTTGCGGACGCGAACGCGCCCATCCACGTCCCCTCGTCTTCACCAACGGCTGCTTCGACATCCTGCACGCCGGCCATGTTCATCTGCTACGCCGCGCCCGCGCCCATGGCGACATGTTGGTCGTCGGTCTGAACAGCGACGCGTCCATCACCAGGCTAAAAGGTTCTTCGCGACCAATCACGCCTCTTGAGCAGCGCTCCTATGTCCTGGCTGGCCTGGAATGCGTGGATGCCGTGGTCGCTTTTGAGGAGGACACTCCGCTGGAACTGATCAAAGCCATTCAACCCGATGTACTCATCAAGGGCGGCGATTGGGCCAAGGATCGCATTGTCGGCGCGATCGAGGTCGCTTCCTGGGGCGGCGAGGTTTTCAGTCTCGACCTGTTGCCGGGCTTTTCCACCACCGCCATCGTGGAACGTATTCTCCGACTCCCTCCTCCAGCCAGCTGA
- a CDS encoding ATP synthase subunit I produces MRPLDRTNLRIEVFLRRNGFYLDDVRILVRNQLYFLFLGCSLMAFSGLAPWALAFGAGCVLSTMNFWMLAKGLQSIVHHPDGAVAVSLIRFYGRLALSGIALFGLIIWAGLPLTALIAGLSTVVVNILFWGVFRFHRQKVKEA; encoded by the coding sequence ATGCGGCCGCTCGACAGAACAAACCTCAGGATTGAGGTCTTTTTACGGCGCAACGGATTCTACCTGGACGACGTGCGCATTCTGGTTCGCAACCAGCTGTATTTTTTATTTTTAGGATGCTCCCTGATGGCCTTCTCCGGGCTGGCGCCATGGGCTCTGGCCTTTGGTGCGGGGTGCGTGCTCAGCACGATGAACTTCTGGATGCTGGCAAAAGGGTTGCAATCCATTGTTCATCACCCTGACGGCGCCGTCGCCGTCTCGCTGATTCGGTTTTACGGACGACTTGCGTTAAGCGGCATTGCGCTGTTCGGATTGATCATCTGGGCTGGCCTGCCTCTGACGGCTCTGATTGCCGGGTTGTCGACGGTCGTCGTGAATATTCTGTTCTGGGGCGTGTTCCGGTTTCACCGGCAAAAAGTGAAGGAGGCTTGA